AAGGAGGACGAGGAGCAACGGAGAGCTCGATGTCCTCACCGACGGGAGTTTTCGCGAAACCCACCCTCCGCAGACCTAAGCGTATGCTAGCGAGGAGCATGACAAGGATGTAGAGGGAgcaaggaggacgaggaggcaCGGAGAGCCCAAGGTCCAACTGGAGGGCGGTGTTCGCGTAATAGGCAGgccacacagctgctctttcactATGAGGCGCGTGAGAACGGTGGAGAAGGAGCAAGGAGGACGAGGAGCCACGGAGAGCCCGAGGTCCTCACCGACGGGGGTGTTCGCGAAACCCTCCCTCCGCGGAACTAAGCGTACACTAGCGAGGCGCTTGAGAACGATGTAGAGGGAgcaaggatgaggaggaggcaaGGAGTGTCTGATGTCCAAACGGAGGGCGGTGTTCACGAAACCCGAGGTCCTCACTTAGGCCCGTTTACGCGTAACCCAAGACCCATCCGGCTAAGGCTCACCtgcgaggagcaggagaaccgaggaaaaggaggacggggaggcagggagagtccgaggtcctcacttACGCCGGTTTACGTGAAACTGCCCTCTGTAAAGCTGAGTGTTCGCAAGGGCAGGGCAGAAGGACCGAGGAGAaggagacgatgatgatgatgataatgatgatgatgatgtgaagttgagagttgGTTCGGGGTCCCTCCAGACCCCAGTGTTTGCCATCGTAACTTACGAATGTGGATTGGGGTGGCGAAATACCCCATCGCAATTCCTAAGGGGTCACAGACTACCCACGGAACACAGAGCACCCGCGGTCCTCACTTAGGCCGGTTTACGTGTAACCCGGGGCCCATTCGGCTAAGCGCTAGCCTGCGAGGCGCAGGAGAACCGAAGAGAAGGAGGTCCGAGGACTAGGAGGCAGAgagagtccgaggtcctcacGGAGGGCGGTTTACGCGTAACCCGGGGCCCATCCGGCTAAGCGCTCGCCtgcgaggagcaggagaacggagcagaaggaggactaggaggcagggagagtccgaggtcctcacttAGGCCGGTTTACGCCAACACTGCCGAGAAGGAGacgaggatgatgatgatgatggtgatgatgtgaagttgagagttgtttcCTCCAGCGGTTCGGGGTCCCTCCAGACCCCAGTGTTTGCCATCGTAACTTACGAGTTTGGGTTGGGGTGGCGAAATACCCCCCATCGCGGCTACTAAGGGGTCGGCAAATACCCCCGAGGTGATGAGATGGGGGTAGCGAAATACCCCGATGCGAATAACGCGGGGTAGCGAAATACCCCACCGGGACATCGGTAAAGGTAGCGATATAAGAGTTACCCCGTCGGGGTTGCGGACAAATTGCCAaccagaaagacagacagagcgcACACCACCGACTAGGACATGTCCCGCACCAGGCCGTGGGTGCCGAGGAGGGATCGAGGCGTTGCAGCATCAACATCTGTGTCAGCGTCGCAAACCTCTTGGGGAAACCGCGGCTCCTTCAGTGGAAGAAACTTAGGCGCATCgtgcactgctgctgctgctgctcctgctacTCTATTACGACCTGCTACATTTCATTATCAAGGCCTAGCCAGCAAAGACGCAGAAGAGAATACGGTCGCCTGTGGTCACGTAATAGACAGGTCCGAATGCGAAACCTTCTCCagaaagacagaagaagaagagaaagaagaagaaggggaaGAAGTCAGAGCCCATCTAACTGACGAGGTGGAACATGACGAGGAAATTGCCGTTGTTTGGGCCGAGGCGCAAGCATCCGGCTTTGAAATCTCATCGCAACATTACCAGGGTGACGACTCAGAAGATGACTCGGAAAAAAAGTTGCAAGATGACAACGAGCACTCTGAGGCCGAGCTTCGCGACGAGGATGCTGAggatggtggtgatgatggtCGCGATGATAATTACGGTGAAGACGGCGACGTAGACTACGACGAAGCTGTAGGCGATTGCCACGAAGGTGATGACGATTACCATGAAGATGGTAGCGACGAAGACGACACCGACAAATACgatggagaagaagaagaagaagaggacgaGCAATCGTCGCGGTCGACTTATCCCAAACTCCACATCCTCGAGCAGTGAGGAGGCCCCACCGAAGAGGCTCTAGCCGCGGTCCGAGACGAGTCGTCCTCGTTCATGGCGTACTTTCCGCCCGAGATAGAGAACGCCATGGTCGCGATGACCAACCCGGAAACGTCCAGGCGCCGGACCGCCATCGACGGTTGGAAGCCCATGGGCCGCGCCGAGTTCCGAGCCTACATGGGGCTGCTGATACTCGCCGGCGTGTACAGGTCACGAGGTGAGACCTGCGAGAGCCTGTGGGACGCCGAGAGCGGCAGGTCCGTGTTCAGAGCCACGATGCCGCTCAAGACCTTCCGGGCTTGCTCGAGCGCCCTGTGCTTCGACGACCGAGAGACCAGAGAGGCCAGGCGTCGCGACGACCGCGGTCGATACGGCAAGCTGGCCCTGGTCAGAGCGGTGTGGGACGAGTGGTGCGGGCGCTTGCCTCTCATGTACCGACCGGGACCCGAGGTCACCGTGGACGAGAGACTGGTGCCGTTTAGAGGTttgtgtgatgatgatgatgatgacgggACTTATGGGATGGATACTCGGTTTTCCTATATGTattgttttttgtactttttatattttttatttgcttttttctccctGCGTGCTTGTGAAACTGAGATACGTTCTgaactctttctctctcttggtgtatgtgtgtccgactgtctgtctctctgtgatgattgtgatgatgatgatgatgatgatattgGCACGTATTGGATCGGATACTCGATTTTCCTCAATTCCTCAATGGACACCTTCTGAACTCTCTCACGGTTTCTCATCGTCTCACCCACAGGAAGGTGTCCATTCAGGCAGTACATGCCCAGCAAACCGGCCAGGTACGGGATCAAGATATGGGTCGCGTGTGACGCCTGGTCCAGCTACGCATGGAAAATGCAGGTGTACGCCGGAAAGCCCGACAAGCTCGGTCCTCCCGAAAAGAACCAGGCCGCCCGAGTGGTCATGGACCTCACCGAGGGACTGGCGCCTGGACGCAACGTCACCTGCGACAACTTCTTCACGTCGCGCGAGCTCGCGATGAGGCTCTTTCGCGAAAGAGGCCACACATTGCTGGGCATCCTCCGAGCCAACAGGCCAGAGATCCCCAGAGAGCTGCGCTGCGTCAAGGGCAGGGCCATCAGCTCCGCTGAGGCCGCGGTGCTCCGCTGAGGCCGCGGTGCTCCACGGCGGCCCGGACGGCCGGTCGCCCAACAAGGTCGTCCTCTCCTATGTGGTGAGGAAGAACAAGAACGTGCTGCTCCTCACCACCTCTCCCCGCTACGTCAGGCCCTCCGGGTCGCCGATGGAGCCGAGCCGCAACCCCGACGGCGGCGGCGGCCCTGTGAAACCCTCAATGGTGCTGCATTACAATCGCACCAAGGGAGGCGTCGATAACCTAGACAAGGTCGTGAGGACCtacagctgcaggagaaagaCTTCTAGGTGGCCCGTGGCCCTTTTCCACAACATGGTGGACATGGCGGCCTACAACGCGTTCGTCCTCTGGAGGGAGATCCACCAGGACTGGATGTCGGGCAAACTCAACAAACGAAGGCTGTTCCTCAAGCGTCTGGGCAATGCGCTCATTCTCCCGACGCTCAAAGCCAGGCGATGACGAGGAACGCGAGGAGGAAGGCGAGAAGGAGAAGCCGTCTCCGCTGCCGATTCCCGCCGCGACGAACCACGGGAAACCCCGGTCAAGAGGCAGAGGTGCCGCGTCTGTCCCAGGAGCAAGGACGTCAAGACCAAGATCGCTTGCTTCGCCTGCTTCACGTGCACGTGTGCTCGAGGTGCGCGCTCACATATTGCCCCAACTGCGCCGCGGCCCGCCATCCGGTTTCGCGACGAGACCCCTccgacgacgacgacgacgactACGACTACGAGCACTGCGGCACCCcggacctctctctctctctctctctctctctctctcttcttccctCTCCACCACCTAAGATCTCGAAAAAAGCTACCTATTGACACACCGACTACTCGTAGGCCAAGCGCGTCGACGATTAGGGACATTTACGAACTCTTTCTCCAAAGCTCACATCACTGGGAATGGACCCATTCGGTCGCGACTGCAGCAACGACGGCGACGAGGGGACCGAACCGGACCATTCGGAGAGCGCGAACGGGGGGAGCGGCGATCGTCGCGGAAACCGACCGAGCGTCCCAATGTGCTgcaaaaccacaacacaattaaatatgaattaaaataagaaaacaaaaagaagatgcatattctctgtcatatgggcctgcatgaataaactttatgaatcctttatcatccgcaactgaaaatagttgtggatgattactatacctttctaatgtgacattgttgtccctggctctctttctctctctttccctccggttctgttcctgtgctactgcgagtgtaactatggcccctcccccctctgcccagcgcaagcacaaggctcgcgtgcggagtgaagcgcaaaaaaagtgcgagagagaggatgagagaaagaaaaaccacggctcccaataaggagccggcttgcttcgttcacttcaaagatccagctctaagagccgtttcgttcgcaACCGACACATCACTAAAGGCTAGTGTAGAAGCGCAAGAAAACAGGCGGCTGGCTTGACCTCAGTTAACTGTTTCTTACTTAAGCtctaggggtgcaacaatacatgtatcgatattgaaccgttcgatacagtgctttcggttcggtacgcatatgtattGAACGATAcaaaattttatatttatttcatcaacttttcttctgacgttgctgtctgtgttgagagctcagtggatctgtgttcgactactccgcctaggctgcattgtcgagcgcagatccactgagcgccgCCCACATGCATTCACTCAAGCTAGCGAGACAGAAGTTAAGCTttttgcaacatggcaactgcctcaacgcCACCCGAAGTTGAACCTCCTCCACCGTCATTGAAatctggcgtttggaactatTTTGGCTTTCATGTGAAGTATGACCCTGATGGACAAAACTacaacagtatgtcggatgtgccacgccATGGTTAATTACATCGATGGGAACACAACAAATATGAatgcacatttacgccgacattaccctagtgcaaagacaagtggaagcagacaaaaacaacaacaagcacACATGCTACAgactttacccgagtcatttggacagccgttagcacatgattctaaGAGGGCAAAAGAAATTGACAGGGCAATTGCTACTTTTACTGCTGTCGACATGCGACCCTTTTCTGTTGTAGAGAACACCGGGTTTCAGGAAATGCTGAGAGTACTTGAGCCCCGTTACAGTATTCCTTCACGAACCTATTTCACCAATACCGCAGTTCCTGCTTTGTACAAGGAGACAAAAGCTAAATTAGAGACGGCAGTGTCAGCAGCACCCGCTGTTGCTCTGACCTCAGACAGCTGGACGTCAAGAGCTACACAGAGCTACCTGACTGTCACGCAGACACGCCTGGTCGAAAGTCACGCCACTGACGACTTAGCCAAAGGTCTGTCTGAAGCTGTGGAAGACTGGAAGTTAGTGCGACCAAATGTGACAATACCTGTAAATACTGACAATGCTAAGAACATAGTTAATGCCGTCACAGCTGCTGGACTGGGGCCACAAATCAGATGTTTTGCGCATACTATTAATATAGCTGCTCAGAAAGGAATGGCAGTGCAGAAGGTTTTGAGAGAATTGTCTCCTTCTTTCACAGAAGCACAACAGGATGCAATGTGTTTAAGAAAAAACAGCAACTGCTGCAGcttagtggaaaaaaaactgattcaAGATGTTCCAACTAGGTGGAACTCCTCTCATGATATGATGGAAAGATACCTTGAACAGCAAGCTGCAGTTTATGCTGCTATGGCCGACAACACTGTGAAGAAGAGTATGAAGAACATTCAGAATCTAACTCAGGAAGAACATGCACTGGCTGAAAATCTCGTTACAGTCATGAAAACCCTAAAAACTGTGACAGTCATGATGTGTGAAGCGTCATCTCCAACAGCATCCATGATCCTGCCACTTAAAATGAACATCCTGAACTCTATGGCGCAGTCTGATGATGACAGCCCAGCAGTgagagatgtaaaaaaaaaacatcagggaGGACCTGGAGCAGAGATACGCTGATCCTGCCCTTCAGAATTACCTACACAAGTGCACAGCTTTAGATCCTCGATTCAAGTCCCTGCGACACTTGGATGATGTCACTCAGCTGAGAGTCTATGGAGCACTCACCAAAGAGCTTGTCCTCAGCATTGAACAAGTAGgtattctttttttcatttttgaaattttattttgcttgatttataaatattatttaaacaaATACAATTAACAGTttggttgtttatatttcctCAGGACCAAGCCGCAGGCACCACAGAAACTGTGACCTCCGCAGAGACTCAAGCAGCAAACTTTTCAGATTCACCATTAGCATCTCCACCAGAGAAAAAGTCGGCCATGAAGGAGTTGTTTGGAGAACTGTTCATGGCACAGGAGCCAAGGACCAGGTCTGTAGCCGAAGTGGCAGAGGAGGAAATGAACTTGTACAGGTTAGCAGACTGCATTCCCACAGATGATAACCTACTGAGATGGTGGAAGGAACATCACAGCTTGAACCCTCATCTTTCCAAGTTGGCACAGTGTTACTTGGTTGTACCTGGAACCTCTGTCCCAAGTGAGAGGGTGTTTTCCACAGCAGGTGACATTGTCACAGCAAGCAGATCTGTACTGTCAGCAGAACATGTGGACATCCTAATTTTTCTGAAGAAGAACATGGAAATTGAGTAAACTATGTTTTGGTTTGTATTTAAGTGGACCTTTTATTTAAGTTGTTTATGTTGTATATGCAGCTAAGTGCTAGCACTCCAGAAGATGAGTGTTAGGGGAGGTGCATTAAAGAGTGGTTCATTTTATGGGTACCTGATTTGTTatatatgctgctgagaatataccccCAGAAGAAGGGTATAGAATagcttttatttgtatttattttatttatttatttttttattctttacatggtgttttttttttgttttacatggcGCTAAGTATGCACAACAGAAAATATGTGAAGTATAGCTTTACCAGATTTaagttttcatgtgttttctgtACACCATAGAACATTGTTCTAaaattgttttcatttcagggattgggtgtgtttgttttatattctGCCAAGAATAGAAAATACAGTCAGGGATCCACAAATAATTCAGAACTGTATGTGGTTGATACCATGTTTTTAGaacatttcaaatgtttaaaaatatatttaggaAGGCATTTCTGTGcaatacatatttttatttaagttgtttttgttgtataCGCAGCTAAGTGCTAGCACTCCAGAAGATGAGTGTGAGGTGAGGTCCATCAGAGAGTGGTTCAttttatggggacctgatatgttcaATATGCTCctgagaatataccccagaagaaggGTATAgcatagcttttattttggaaaaggacatttctctgtaataaactcgtTTCCaaactcttttatttttttattattttgttgtttcagcaacatttaatttaaaaactgtatttttgacttaaaagaaatatttataatcttaataaatgacaaattaaaaaaggcATGAaaatttttttgtatcgaaagaATATCGAACcctgacaccaaagtatcgaaccgaaccgaaccgtgaattttgtgtatcgttgcacccctattAAGCTCATCTGCAGGGACAGCAGGTCgatgtgtgtgaagaaaagaaaaacagcgagGCTCAGAGGGAGATGGCACACTTTCTGGAgacctgttgtttttttcctcacatcACCTCACTGACCTGATTACTTCATATTAGATGTGAGAAAAAGTGAAGCCCAAATGTGAGTGAAGGAGACTGTACTGGGGGATTTTTCCTCTGCTGACATACTGATGGATGTCAGGGTTTCCAATCGTCTTTGGTAAGAAGCTGTTATGTATTTGCTGTGATGTGCATGTATTAACCTGTGGTGTTGGTGAAAGAGATCATATTTGATCCCATAAAATAACGATGATTGCACAGCTTGGTCCACCTGACCTGGTGAGGAAAACCTGGTGAGGACTCCTGCTCACAGTCCTCATTTATAAAGTGTTTTATACACaaagtgtcatggtcctgggccacgttggcccagtattcttagttttcatgtgttttgtaCTGTGTTCTTTCATTATGCTGTGGTTCCTAGGTTCTGTTAAGATGTCCCTTATTTTGGTTACCCCCTGTGTgctcctctgtgtatctgtgagccctcgtttcccctccttgtgtttcattccATGTCTCCCCAGCCCGCTACGCCTGTGCTTTCCCCGTgctctcctgtctctctctcctcctgtctgcacctctgtacttcctgttttactttgacagtctcccgtcagtgtcgCGTTTCTCCTGCCATGTCTTGTTACgattatctgtgtcagctgtgttccccgtgtgtccccacttccctcgttaaccctctgtgtatttatgtgcatgTCTCTCTCAGTTCAGTGTCGCTTCGTCAATGTCTCCTCCCGAACCTGTGTGCCTCCCTGTGTTCCCTCGGTCCTCAGCttagttctcccagtttagttttgttactTTGTCAGTCCTGCATTAAAGCAGCATTTTTGAGTTCCACTTCAGTCTCTGTGagttttgcatttgggtcctcatctgCCTCCACACAGCGTGTCCATGACACAAAGAGCAGCGAACAGCCTCTTACTGCTAAACAGACAGTAAAGTGGACAGTTTATCCTGGTTTAACACAAACTCATTGTTGCAGCACTAAAGTGATCCCATTAAACTGATTCAGAGTTTCAGTGTGCTGATTTTCCTCTGAGTTATCGATCCTGCcactagttagctaacataaactaatgtaagtctGTTAGctccaaccaaccaaccacatGACGTCACGTCCTGTACAGACACAAGATGGCGCTGAACATGTTTATAAAACTTAACTTTAAGCACtcatttcttaaatccagcttcacagacagagtTACATCTATGAGCAGGGCTCTGTGctgtaaattagcctttatgtgtgtgtaaggtttcatgtcccctttaagaaataaaacaaatatcaCACATTTTTATAAGAAACAGCTTGAAAAAGTCCTCCAGTCCTCCATCATCTCATCATGTTTGGACTGTTGTAATTCTCTCTACTCGGCTCTCAGCCAAGtgtcctccagcttgtccacaACTCAGCTGACAGATTTTTAACTAACTGAAAGAGACGAGTCCTCATCACTCCTTCCTTACACCACTGGTTGCCTCTTAGATACAGACCTGACTTTAACCTTTTATTCATCACTTTTAAAGCCTCACATCACCTCGTTCCTccacttcctctggacttcctgCCTCTTCCTGTTTTATCTGTGAGTTGGTAAAATGTTGAATGTTTCTGTCGTTCTGGTTTCTGTAAAAGTGTCTTAACTTGATCTTTACCTCAAAGTGACTCATGGAGTctgtgtgtcctcagtttcccagcatgcctcagCTGTGGAGTCGTATGACGGGGACTCGTTCACCCTGCTGTACTgtcagttttccacttttctaCTAGACAAACCCTCAGTGTTGTGGAGTCACTCCGACCTCAGTCCTCCAACCGTCCACCAGCGTCAGCTTCAAGGAGACgaactgaaagatcaaaaccaGCGTTACAGCGGCCGAACATCCATGAAGACTGACGCTCtggaaactggagacctcagcctGACCCTGACcaacctccaactgtctgacagcGCCACCTACACCTGCTCTGTCAGAGAATATGGACGTGAACTGAGTCGGAGTGATGTacagctgcaggtcaaaggtcagcaacaAACACCTGCTGTAGATACATCTGACATCActcagataaaactttattattttacCTTTTTCAGAATAACCATGTTGGCTCTTTGAAAGAAGTATAGGCCTATTCATTTATTCCATTAATGGCATTCAGTCAGAGGTCAAAGatcatgttgttgtttgtgtttctccACAGAACGGTTTCCATCCTGGGCCAAagctctcctggttctcctggttcttcttgtggtttctggaggtcttttatttcatttccgaCAGTATTTCATGTCGGGTGAGTGTCTCCTACTACACTACCCATAATGCCGATGATTGATCATTCACCATGCTAGTGAGCTTTTTAaagccaagtacaataacctcagctTTGTCTGAATTTATGGGGAAAAAATTAGGTCATCCAGACTTTAGGAGATACCTGTAGTTTAACTAATAGATTTGTGTCTTCTTTCATCATGAATACATTTATCTgagtatcatctgcatagcaatgaaaatgtatgcagtGTTTTTTATATTGTCTAAGAGCAGAATGTATGATGTACTACTCCCAGCACAGAAGCCTGTGGGGTCCATCAATAATGTTTGATGAAGACGCAAACAAACTGGAATCTAACAGATAGAAATGATTTAAACCACTGCAGTCGAATTGTTTTAATACCAACAAGTCTGTTCTAGTTTCTGTAGTAACATATGATGAGTAATGCAATCGAATTCTGCACTGAGGCGCAGTACAGAAATAATTTTATTGTAAGGAGGCTATAAGAAGATCATTGTTAACTTTTACtacagctcatgttgtgctttatTCTCATCTCAGTTTACAAGGTGGATGCAGATTCAGGGGCGgagtctgtcctgctgccctgcAAAACCACAGTTTGCCTGCCTAAAgatgctaaagtggagtggaagaTTGGTTCATACACcaaggtccacgtgtatgagaacaGCTCTGACCAAcctgaagaacagcaccaaGATTATAAAGGCCTAACGAAGATGAAGAGAAACTtacctggagacctcagtctgaccctgaaataccccacagacacaaacacctacacctgcaccgtctacagcagggagggaaacatcctgatGAGGAAAGAAGTGCTGCTCactgtcagaggtcagtgctgtagatacaggtcaaaggtcagaggtcagactcaTGATGGTGGTTCAGTCTCAGTGGGCTCCATCCAATAATGTTACAGTGTTAGCatgtctgatgtttgtggctgtttgggtttttatttgatttccagCCAAATGTAAAAGCTTCAGCAGATGAACTGTAGGAGCAAAGTTCATGTGTGAGACTTCATCTGAAAGGTAACATCTTCTAGTTTCTGAAcatgtgtttgtttagcatgtggctaaaaCACAGGCTAAGCTAAGTCAGTTCAAATCTCAGTAAAAACCTTCTTTGGTCCTCATCTATAATCAGTCATATCTGAGTCACAATAACTAGAAGATGATTTCTAGCAGAACTGTGAAAATCTCCACATCCTTTCTCCATGTTATCATCCAAAGCTGTGTGAAGTTTCAGAGCTCTGCAGCTAACAGAGACTTTCAGTTTGCTGCTCTCTTCCTCTGACAGCTCCATTCTTAGGGAGCGTTAGTtctctgtttcactttattcCACTTATTCAGTCTGATGTTCTCTGATCTGTTTCTCTTGTTTAGTGTCTTAAATGCTGCCAGTGCCTCTCTTTGCTTTAACCAAcctttctctttatttctgagctttttaaggactttaactgatgcatcaacctttgaaaatggaaagaaatcagTCAGATTCATGGCTGCATCAAAGTGTCACATGTAGTTCTCCCACATCAGCTGGATTATATCTAtagcagcaaacagcagctgatgcACAAATCTTTGTCTCTGTTAATAAAGTTGGATCAGttcaaatagtttgttgctctgCATTTGAAATGACAAGATGACAAGATGGCGCGGCCACGTCCAGACGCCTTCCTGACCGTTCCGCTCCGACTATGCAcctttttagttttttacttattttttgctCTGGTTTACATTCCAAAATCCTCTAGTTTTATAGTATACGACAGCAGATCACTTGTAAACATCGGTGACAAGGTTGCACATTTAATCTTGGACACATCACCGGCCGTCTGCTGCGCTGCTATGCTGACCAGCTAGCAGGTGTGTTCACTTCCATCTTCAACGAGTCCCTGGAGAAGTCTGtggtccccacatgcttcaaaaGATCCACCGTCATCCCTGTGCCCAAGAACAGCAAACCCTCATCCCTGAACAATTACCGGCCAGTTGCACTGACCTTGGTAGTAATGAAGGTGTTCGAGAGGCTGCTGAAGAACcacatctcctcctccatcccagaCACCACAGATCCACTACAGTTTGCCTACCGATccaacagatccacagaggACGCCATCGCCCACGtcctgcacaccaccctcagccacgtggacaagaaacagggtaactatgtgagattgctgtttgttgattacagcTTAGCGTTCAACACAATAGTTCCCAGCAGACTGTTCATAAAGCTGAGGGATCTGGGACTCAACAGCCGTCTGTGTGCTtgggtgttggacttcctcactggcagaactcaggtgg
This genomic interval from Oreochromis niloticus isolate F11D_XX linkage group LG5, O_niloticus_UMD_NMBU, whole genome shotgun sequence contains the following:
- the LOC109200456 gene encoding zinc finger BED domain-containing protein 1-like, whose amino-acid sequence is MTLMDKTTTVCRMCHAMVNYIDGNTTNMNAHLRRHYPSAKTSGSRQKQQQAHMLQTLPESFGQPLAHDSKRAKEIDRAIATFTAVDMRPFSVVENTGFQEMLRVLEPRYSIPSRTYFTNTAVPALYKETKAKLETAVSAAPAVALTSDSWTSRATQSYLTVTQTRLVESHATDDLAKGLSEAVEDWKLVRPNVTIPVNTDNAKNIVNAVTAAGLGPQIRCFAHTINIAAQKGMAVQKVLRELSPSFTEAQQDAMCLRKNSNCCSLVEKKLIQDVPTRWNSSHDMMERYLEQQAAVYAAMADNTVKKSMKNIQNLTQEEHALAENLVTVMKTLKTVTVMMCEASSPTASMILPLKMNILNSMAQSDDDSPAVRDVKKKHQGGPGAEIR
- the LOC112846846 gene encoding uncharacterized protein LOC112846846; this translates as MKTLLMILLLINVSQHASAVESYDGDSFTLLYCQFSTFLLDKPSVLWSHSDLSPPTVHQRQLQGDELKDQNQRYSGRTSMKTDALETGDLSLTLTNLQLSDSATYTCSVREYGRELSRSDVQLQVKERFPSWAKALLVLLVLLVVSGGLLFHFRQYFMSVYKVDADSGAESVLLPCKTTVCLPKDAKVEWKIGSYTKVHVYENSSDQPEEQHQDYKGLTKMKRNLPGDLSLTLKYPTDTNTYTCTVYSREGNILMRKEVLLTVRVPQVEVDSGVESVQLPFNTTLHLPEDAKVEWMDSDDDTVHVYENRSDQPEEQHQVYRDRTKMNEDLLKTGDLSLTLKYPTDWDTSTYTCTVYKSDGFDETMRAASVPHQKESDRSSSLYTPVDFY